The Brevibacillus brevis genome contains a region encoding:
- a CDS encoding LysM peptidoglycan-binding domain-containing protein — protein sequence MNYVVRAGDTLNSIAARFGVSVQELIRVNNIAYPYYIYVGQNLYIPTTATPAPGVEVNRRLDRLERRVDALREDYRRLDNRVDRLENRVTRVERAITPTPPPRPRPTVTPRPR from the coding sequence GTGAACTATGTAGTCCGTGCCGGAGATACGCTGAACAGCATTGCGGCTCGTTTTGGTGTATCCGTTCAGGAATTGATCCGCGTGAATAATATCGCCTATCCTTACTACATTTACGTCGGTCAAAATTTGTACATCCCGACCACAGCGACACCAGCACCTGGAGTGGAAGTCAATCGGCGCTTGGATCGTCTGGAAAGGCGAGTAGATGCGCTGCGAGAAGATTATCGCAGACTGGATAACCGTGTAGATCGATTGGAGAACCGTGTCACTCGAGTGGAGCGAGCCATTACGCCGACACCACCTCCGCGCCCACGTCCGACCGTTACGCCTCGTCCACGCTAA
- a CDS encoding metal-dependent hydrolase family protein encodes MKWLIADRVIIGDGEHVIEQGAVGIDERGKIVAVGTESELTDSISEGEVKRYSGCSILPGLIDLHVHIGYWWSKPDSAEYRNNDGLVALLATANLKEALSLGVTTIRDVAAPDGLCSTLKLAAKNKFIVSPRLFQVNQGIIMTGGHGWQLEGALREANGPWEVRTAVREQVRAGADWIKLMTSHRTPTPEFTQEELDAAVDESHRLGRKCCVHASLQPAIQMAIDAGFDTIEHATFMTVEQAEQMKEKGLVWVPTMITFFQIADYYKHIWNEQQQANQGILSEGIIEQGAFFLESEKAYRENFARLMNTGVKIATGTDIVLEGYPITPVAEEIKLMVELGMEPIRAIQAATQNAAEVLDQGSKIGTLAPGYFADLLVVKGDPLQEIEVLKQVEEVYLEGVTVFSKC; translated from the coding sequence ATGAAATGGTTGATTGCTGATCGTGTCATTATCGGAGATGGAGAGCATGTAATCGAACAAGGCGCTGTTGGGATTGATGAACGAGGAAAGATTGTAGCAGTAGGGACAGAATCGGAGCTTACGGATTCCATTTCGGAAGGAGAGGTAAAGCGGTACAGCGGATGCTCCATTTTGCCAGGCTTGATCGATTTACATGTTCACATCGGGTATTGGTGGAGCAAACCAGACTCGGCTGAGTATCGCAACAACGATGGACTCGTGGCTTTACTTGCGACAGCGAACTTGAAAGAGGCACTTTCCTTGGGGGTCACGACGATCCGCGATGTAGCAGCACCGGATGGATTGTGCAGTACGCTGAAGCTGGCAGCCAAGAACAAGTTCATTGTTTCTCCTCGTCTTTTTCAAGTAAACCAAGGGATTATTATGACCGGGGGGCACGGCTGGCAATTAGAGGGTGCCCTGCGAGAAGCAAATGGCCCGTGGGAAGTGCGGACAGCCGTGCGTGAACAAGTGAGAGCAGGAGCAGACTGGATCAAGCTCATGACGAGCCATCGTACACCAACGCCGGAGTTCACACAAGAGGAGCTGGATGCGGCGGTTGATGAATCTCATCGCTTGGGACGGAAATGCTGTGTGCATGCCTCACTCCAGCCGGCGATCCAGATGGCGATTGATGCGGGATTTGATACGATCGAGCACGCGACGTTTATGACCGTCGAACAGGCAGAGCAGATGAAAGAAAAAGGACTCGTATGGGTACCGACCATGATCACCTTTTTTCAGATTGCTGATTATTACAAGCATATTTGGAATGAGCAACAACAGGCGAATCAAGGCATATTGAGCGAAGGGATTATCGAGCAAGGAGCCTTTTTCCTCGAATCGGAAAAGGCGTACCGCGAGAACTTCGCACGATTGATGAATACAGGCGTAAAGATCGCTACGGGTACGGATATCGTATTGGAAGGCTATCCGATTACACCTGTGGCAGAAGAGATCAAGCTGATGGTGGAACTGGGGATGGAGCCAATTCGGGCGATCCAGGCTGCTACCCAAAACGCTGCAGAGGTGCTGGACCAAGGAAGCAAGATCGGAACGTTAGCGCCAGGTTATTTTGCAGATTTGCTTGTGGTAAAAGGTGATCCGCTACAAGAGATAGAGGTATTGAAGCAAGTAGAAGAAGTGTATCTTGAGGGTGTGACTGTGTTTTCCAAGTGTTAA
- a CDS encoding fumarate hydratase: MENLKQSILELITDTSTNLPPDVRRAVNAAKVKEDLGTRAALSLSTIAQNVVMAEENVSPICQDTGMPTFEVKTPVGVNQLIIKQAIKEMIAEATKTGKLRSNSVDSLTGANTGDNLGPGTPVIHFEQWEENEIEIKLILKGGGCENKNIQYSLPCELEGLGKVGRNLDGIRKCILHAVYQAQGQGCSAGFIGVGIGGDRTSGYALAKHQLFRKVDDVNPIADLAALEDYIMETANQLGIGTMGFGGNSTLLGCKIGVENRLPASFFVSVAYNCWAFRRQGVRLNPETGEILRYLYKDEEVAMDLSPVAATDDAGEKRREVVLEAPISEEQIRSLRVGDVVIINGEMHTGRDALHSYLMDHDCPVDLNGGIIYHCGPVMLKDEAGEWHVKAAGPTTSIREEPYQGEIIKKFGIRAVIGKGGMGAKTLKALNEHGAVYLNAIGGAAQYYAECLEKVEGVDFMEFGIPEAMWHLRVKGFAAIVTMDSHGNSLHADVEKSSAEKLAQFAAPVFK; encoded by the coding sequence ATGGAAAACTTGAAGCAAAGCATTCTGGAACTGATCACGGATACTTCTACGAATCTACCACCAGACGTGCGTCGTGCCGTCAATGCAGCTAAAGTGAAAGAGGATCTTGGCACGCGTGCAGCGCTGTCTTTGTCTACGATTGCGCAAAACGTCGTCATGGCAGAAGAAAATGTTTCTCCGATCTGTCAAGATACGGGGATGCCAACTTTCGAAGTAAAAACTCCGGTTGGAGTCAACCAGCTGATCATTAAACAAGCAATCAAGGAAATGATTGCAGAAGCAACCAAAACAGGCAAGCTGCGTTCCAACTCCGTAGATTCCTTGACGGGTGCAAACACAGGGGACAACCTCGGACCAGGTACGCCTGTGATTCACTTCGAGCAATGGGAAGAGAATGAAATCGAAATCAAGCTGATTCTCAAAGGCGGCGGCTGTGAGAACAAGAACATCCAATATTCCCTGCCCTGTGAGCTCGAAGGCCTGGGTAAAGTGGGCCGCAACCTGGATGGCATTCGCAAGTGCATCCTGCACGCAGTTTACCAAGCGCAGGGACAAGGCTGTAGTGCCGGCTTCATCGGCGTAGGAATCGGTGGCGATCGCACTTCCGGTTATGCACTGGCGAAGCATCAATTGTTCCGCAAAGTAGATGATGTCAATCCAATCGCTGATTTGGCTGCATTGGAAGACTACATCATGGAAACAGCGAACCAGCTCGGAATCGGAACCATGGGCTTCGGTGGCAACTCGACTCTGCTCGGCTGTAAAATCGGCGTGGAAAACCGCCTGCCAGCAAGCTTTTTCGTATCCGTTGCGTACAACTGCTGGGCATTCCGCCGTCAAGGTGTTCGCCTGAACCCGGAGACTGGCGAAATCCTCCGTTACCTCTATAAAGACGAAGAAGTGGCGATGGACTTGTCCCCAGTAGCAGCTACGGACGATGCGGGCGAAAAGCGCCGAGAGGTTGTTCTGGAAGCGCCAATCTCTGAAGAACAAATCCGCAGCCTGCGAGTGGGCGATGTGGTCATTATCAATGGAGAAATGCACACAGGACGCGACGCCCTGCACAGCTACCTGATGGATCATGACTGTCCAGTAGACCTCAATGGAGGGATCATTTACCATTGCGGTCCAGTTATGCTGAAGGACGAAGCAGGCGAGTGGCATGTAAAAGCGGCTGGCCCGACTACCTCTATTCGCGAGGAGCCGTACCAAGGCGAAATCATCAAGAAATTCGGAATCCGTGCCGTTATCGGAAAAGGCGGAATGGGTGCGAAAACCCTGAAAGCATTGAACGAGCATGGCGCTGTGTACTTGAATGCGATTGGCGGAGCGGCCCAGTATTATGCAGAATGCTTGGAAAAAGTAGAAGGTGTCGACTTCATGGAATTTGGTATTCCAGAAGCGATGTGGCACCTGCGCGTAAAAGGCTTCGCAGCAATCGTCACCATGGATTCTCATGGCAACAGCTTGCACGCGGATGTGGAAAAGTCTTCTGCAGAGAAATTGGCTCAGTTTGCGGCACCTGTATTTAAATAA
- a CDS encoding beta-propeller domain-containing protein: MKKTIAGLLASVLVVTAIPFLFSTGTVAEPAVQAASTEDLPVVGSYAELKKLIQSSNLDSYHYATLEMGTALPASAPSTANKVADTSSGAVRGDFSTTNTQVQGVDEADIVKSDGTYLYQSTQNEVRIIKAYPATEMKIASRISYDNGKFVPQEMYVDDRRLIVIGQADETISYPPDPASKRGIPRYQGMQSVKTMIYDITDKKQPRLIRQLELEGQYMSSRKIGASLYVTANHYMDAYRILQEKAEVPGPTYKDSVHHNQYQTIPYSEIRYFPDHFRPEYLIVAGVNLDDTKQEMSLNTYLGAGENIYASTKNLYVAVTQNNVQPVAVKQKGATTPLIAPPMESDTTIYRFAMNKGDIRYTGKGSVPGRILNQFSMDENDGYFRIATTSGNMWRDDEHTSKNNLYVLDNKLEVFGKLEGIAPGERIYSVRFMGDRAYMVTFKKVDPLFVLDLKKPSAPSVLGALKIPGYSDYLHPYDENHIIGFGKEAEADKDWAYYQGMKIALFDVSDVTKPKEKFKTVIGDRGTDSELLRNHKALLFSKEKNLLAFPVTVHERTSEQKAKNDMREYGHFTFQGAYVYQLDLQKGFQLTDQITHLAKEDIARAGEGWYDSSSNIKRILTIGDTLYTVSDDFVKTQQLSTPKKENILPLTK; encoded by the coding sequence ATGAAAAAAACAATTGCTGGGCTTCTCGCCTCCGTACTGGTGGTGACCGCTATACCCTTCCTGTTCTCGACGGGTACAGTCGCGGAGCCAGCCGTTCAAGCCGCATCTACAGAGGATTTGCCAGTAGTCGGTTCCTATGCGGAGCTAAAAAAGCTCATCCAATCATCAAACCTGGACAGCTACCATTACGCCACCCTGGAAATGGGCACCGCTTTGCCTGCATCCGCACCTAGCACTGCCAACAAAGTAGCTGACACTTCCAGCGGCGCTGTTCGGGGTGATTTTTCCACAACGAACACACAAGTGCAGGGCGTCGATGAAGCAGATATCGTTAAATCAGACGGAACTTATCTTTATCAATCCACGCAAAATGAAGTGCGCATCATCAAAGCGTATCCTGCCACCGAGATGAAAATCGCAAGCCGTATCAGCTATGACAATGGAAAATTCGTACCGCAAGAAATGTACGTAGACGATCGTAGACTCATTGTAATCGGGCAAGCGGATGAGACTATCTCCTATCCTCCTGATCCTGCTTCCAAACGAGGCATCCCCCGTTACCAAGGCATGCAGTCAGTGAAAACCATGATCTACGATATTACGGACAAAAAACAGCCTAGGCTCATTCGTCAACTGGAGCTGGAAGGCCAGTACATGTCGTCCCGCAAAATCGGCGCGAGCTTGTACGTGACAGCCAACCATTACATGGATGCTTATCGTATTCTGCAAGAGAAAGCAGAAGTGCCCGGCCCAACGTATAAAGACAGCGTCCATCATAACCAATACCAAACCATTCCCTACAGCGAGATTCGTTACTTCCCGGATCATTTTCGTCCAGAGTATTTGATCGTCGCTGGCGTGAATCTGGATGATACGAAACAAGAGATGTCACTGAATACGTATCTGGGTGCTGGGGAGAACATCTATGCATCCACCAAAAATCTGTATGTAGCCGTCACACAGAACAATGTCCAGCCAGTAGCCGTTAAGCAAAAAGGAGCGACAACTCCCTTGATTGCCCCTCCCATGGAGTCAGATACAACCATTTACCGCTTTGCCATGAACAAGGGAGACATTCGGTATACGGGAAAAGGGTCGGTGCCTGGACGCATTCTGAACCAGTTTTCCATGGATGAAAACGATGGTTATTTCCGAATCGCCACCACGAGCGGGAACATGTGGCGAGATGATGAGCATACGTCGAAAAACAACTTGTATGTACTGGACAACAAACTTGAGGTATTTGGCAAGCTGGAAGGCATCGCACCAGGAGAACGCATTTACTCTGTCCGCTTCATGGGAGATCGTGCCTACATGGTCACTTTCAAAAAAGTCGACCCGCTGTTCGTTCTCGATCTGAAGAAGCCTTCTGCTCCAAGCGTACTAGGTGCCCTCAAAATTCCAGGTTACAGCGACTATTTACACCCGTATGATGAAAACCATATCATCGGTTTTGGCAAAGAAGCAGAAGCAGATAAAGACTGGGCGTACTACCAAGGGATGAAAATTGCCCTCTTTGACGTCAGTGATGTAACGAAACCGAAGGAAAAGTTCAAGACTGTTATCGGGGACAGAGGAACGGACTCCGAGCTGTTGCGCAATCACAAGGCTCTGCTGTTCTCGAAAGAAAAAAATCTGCTAGCCTTTCCTGTCACAGTTCACGAACGAACATCTGAACAAAAAGCCAAAAACGATATGCGCGAGTACGGCCACTTTACTTTCCAGGGTGCCTATGTATATCAGCTCGATCTGCAAAAAGGCTTTCAACTGACAGATCAGATCACTCATCTGGCGAAGGAAGATATCGCGAGAGCAGGCGAAGGCTGGTACGACAGCTCCAGTAACATTAAGCGGATACTCACGATTGGCGACACTCTCTATACCGTTTCCGACGATTTCGTCAAAACGCAGCAGCTCTCTACCCCCAAAAAAGAGAATATCTTGCCATTGACGAAATAG
- a CDS encoding tetratricopeptide repeat protein: MEYLSFNLTSTLAGIAAVLLVMFIRLHWPFRFQYMANLFKRRLNIRLRWLEASYRKNRSRAVAMLDKSTHEIMLGNYEMAEKYIVQGINVCKERPTLFNQAMIHYLFYNLAIVYYSSERYNESLEVAFRIYQRDQGMTDSLALIACSHARLGEVESAIEAYQLIASKRSAKDWKLFCLAEIEAAKGNYERALSHLKQLMDKSASLLHLNHTVLEKRLEEWKKASTQAS, encoded by the coding sequence GTGGAGTATTTGAGTTTTAATTTGACATCAACGCTGGCAGGGATTGCGGCTGTGCTGTTGGTTATGTTTATTCGCCTGCACTGGCCCTTCCGCTTTCAGTACATGGCCAATCTTTTCAAACGCCGTTTGAATATTCGATTGCGCTGGCTGGAGGCTTCCTATCGGAAGAACCGTTCCCGTGCTGTCGCTATGCTGGATAAATCAACACATGAGATCATGCTTGGCAATTATGAAATGGCCGAAAAATATATCGTTCAAGGAATCAACGTCTGCAAAGAACGACCAACGTTATTCAATCAAGCGATGATTCACTACTTGTTTTACAACCTGGCGATCGTTTACTATTCATCCGAACGATACAACGAATCCTTGGAAGTGGCGTTTCGTATTTACCAGCGTGATCAGGGAATGACTGATTCCTTAGCTCTTATTGCCTGCTCGCACGCCCGACTGGGTGAAGTCGAGAGTGCCATAGAAGCTTACCAGCTGATCGCAAGCAAACGATCGGCAAAAGACTGGAAGCTCTTCTGCTTGGCAGAGATTGAAGCTGCCAAAGGTAATTACGAGCGAGCTCTTTCCCATCTCAAGCAATTGATGGACAAATCAGCCAGTCTTTTGCATCTGAATCACACCGTACTGGAAAAACGCTTGGAAGAGTGGAAAAAAGCCTCTACACAAGCCAGCTAA
- a CDS encoding SurA N-terminal domain-containing protein, with amino-acid sequence MKKFNVSILAASALVLGLAVAGCTSGKESASSSTETLAKVGNVSISKDQAYEAMKKEAGKRVMSDLIIKEVYKQEANAQGITVSDQELDAKINPIKEKMGPEKFQEYLTEEEITEDELRERSRLIMLRDKMFEKAYPITEEQIKEYYEKNKEKLKGTLEEVRPKVTEKVKDKNKRSNMSTWIKELKQKHNVQILDKAFEKVEDQEKEADKAELPASK; translated from the coding sequence ATGAAAAAATTCAATGTATCTATACTTGCTGCCTCAGCACTTGTACTCGGTCTCGCTGTAGCGGGCTGTACATCTGGCAAAGAATCTGCTTCTTCCTCTACAGAAACACTGGCTAAAGTGGGGAATGTCTCTATTTCCAAAGATCAAGCATACGAGGCTATGAAAAAAGAAGCTGGGAAACGCGTGATGTCTGATCTCATCATCAAGGAAGTGTATAAACAAGAAGCGAATGCACAGGGAATCACGGTAAGTGATCAGGAACTGGACGCAAAGATTAACCCAATCAAAGAAAAAATGGGGCCAGAGAAATTCCAAGAGTATTTGACTGAAGAAGAAATTACCGAGGATGAATTGCGTGAGAGATCACGTTTGATTATGCTAAGGGACAAGATGTTTGAGAAAGCTTACCCGATCACGGAAGAGCAAATCAAGGAATACTATGAGAAAAACAAAGAAAAGCTCAAGGGTACGCTAGAAGAAGTACGTCCAAAGGTAACGGAGAAAGTAAAAGATAAAAACAAACGTTCCAACATGAGTACGTGGATCAAGGAATTGAAGCAAAAGCATAATGTTCAAATTTTGGACAAGGCATTTGAAAAAGTAGAGGATCAAGAGAAAGAAGCGGACAAAGCAGAACTTCCTGCGTCAAAATAA
- a CDS encoding MBL fold metallo-hydrolase, whose amino-acid sequence MNNVIAPITDSTWAIITYEEAWNSYVNSYVIKQGNAFVLIDSHQRKQRSYFQQALEEIGVKPERTEYVYFTHRHADHIGNADMFPSRNNWIHLDDYYELDDFSQTLFGHTFTGSGGDLPSLRFRQLSFHTEGSVAFFDPQTKICFVGDHLCFENTELGQIVGGEVDCRTAYQEQLKQWVAREPERAVEFTEGLEILLDWPIEYLATGHGPILQGEIAPFLQELIAIART is encoded by the coding sequence ATGAACAATGTGATTGCACCAATCACAGACTCCACCTGGGCGATCATCACCTACGAGGAAGCGTGGAATAGCTACGTGAACAGCTATGTGATCAAACAAGGGAATGCCTTTGTATTGATTGATTCTCACCAGCGCAAGCAACGTTCATATTTTCAACAGGCGTTGGAAGAGATCGGGGTCAAGCCAGAGCGAACGGAATATGTCTACTTCACTCATCGACATGCTGATCATATTGGAAATGCCGATATGTTCCCTTCTCGAAACAATTGGATTCACCTCGACGATTATTACGAACTGGACGATTTTTCACAGACGCTATTCGGCCATACGTTTACAGGGAGTGGGGGAGATCTGCCTTCCCTGCGTTTCCGACAGCTTTCTTTTCATACAGAAGGCTCTGTTGCCTTCTTTGATCCCCAGACGAAAATATGCTTTGTTGGCGATCATTTGTGTTTTGAAAACACAGAACTCGGTCAAATTGTTGGCGGAGAAGTGGACTGTCGGACAGCTTATCAAGAACAATTGAAGCAATGGGTAGCTCGTGAACCAGAGCGAGCGGTGGAGTTTACGGAGGGCTTGGAGATTTTGCTGGATTGGCCTATTGAGTATTTAGCCACTGGTCATGGTCCGATTCTGCAAGGAGAAATTGCGCCGTTTTTGCAGGAACTCATTGCGATTGCACGTACGTAA
- a CDS encoding ABC transporter ATP-binding protein has protein sequence MIIDVRKVTWQRDETTILQDIAWQVQDKEHWCLVGLNGSGKTSLLNIICGYVWPTKGEVSVLGNLYGTVDLREVRKSIGWVSTALMAQLHEHETALRVVLSGREATIGLYSVPEEADVEKASDLLDTFGCRALKNRRFAALSQGERQKILIARALMASPRLLILDEPCTGLDLLSREQLLAMIEQIAKQPNGPTLLYVTHHIEEILPCFTHTLLLKAGEVDQAGKTDEVLTAERLTSFFGVPVHIQRSQGRSWVSLGEEATV, from the coding sequence CAAGACATTGCCTGGCAAGTGCAAGACAAGGAGCATTGGTGTTTAGTCGGTTTAAACGGCTCAGGTAAAACCAGTTTGTTGAATATTATTTGTGGCTATGTGTGGCCGACAAAGGGGGAAGTCAGTGTATTAGGCAATCTTTACGGAACAGTCGACTTGCGCGAGGTGCGTAAATCAATCGGCTGGGTAAGCACGGCACTGATGGCACAGCTTCACGAGCATGAAACCGCACTCCGTGTCGTCTTGAGTGGACGGGAGGCAACCATCGGCTTGTATTCTGTTCCAGAGGAGGCGGACGTAGAGAAAGCGTCGGATTTACTCGATACGTTTGGATGCCGTGCATTAAAAAACAGGCGTTTTGCCGCTTTATCGCAAGGGGAGAGACAAAAAATACTGATTGCTCGTGCGTTGATGGCTTCCCCTCGATTGCTCATCCTAGACGAGCCTTGTACCGGACTGGACTTGCTTTCAAGAGAACAGCTGTTGGCCATGATTGAACAAATCGCCAAACAGCCGAACGGGCCCACTCTCCTTTATGTCACCCATCATATCGAAGAAATTTTGCCTTGCTTCACGCATACCTTGCTGCTAAAAGCGGGGGAAGTCGACCAAGCTGGAAAAACAGATGAGGTCCTAACGGCTGAGCGTCTGACAAGCTTTTTCGGTGTACCTGTTCACATTCAACGATCGCAAGGAAGATCTTGGGTAAGCTTAGGGGAAGAGGCGACTGTTTGA